From the genome of Pseudomonas sp. gcc21, one region includes:
- a CDS encoding ferritin-like domain-containing protein encodes MTDSSAKVDNLVDWLRDAHAMEQQAETMLKAQSSRLENYPKLKARIDQHIEETLGQQKLLDGCLARLNASPSTIKDMGGKIMAFGQGASGMFVSDEVIKGAMAGYVFENMEIAAYTVLIAAAKAAGDLETQRACEQILPQEEAMAAWLKEHLPELTQAYLARDAAPDTTAKR; translated from the coding sequence ATGACTGACAGCAGCGCCAAGGTTGACAACCTCGTGGATTGGCTGCGTGACGCGCATGCGATGGAGCAGCAAGCGGAAACTATGCTGAAAGCACAATCGTCCCGCTTGGAGAATTATCCAAAGCTCAAGGCCCGTATCGATCAGCATATCGAAGAGACGCTGGGACAGCAGAAGCTACTGGATGGCTGTCTGGCCAGACTGAATGCCAGTCCTTCCACTATCAAGGATATGGGGGGCAAGATCATGGCGTTCGGACAGGGAGCATCCGGGATGTTCGTTAGCGATGAGGTTATCAAGGGCGCGATGGCGGGCTACGTATTTGAAAATATGGAAATAGCTGCCTACACAGTTCTTATCGCGGCAGCGAAAGCCGCAGGCGATCTTGAAACGCAGCGCGCCTGTGAGCAGATTCTGCCCCAGGAAGAAGCGATGGCCGCGTGGCTTAAAGAGCATCTCCCAGAGCTGACTCAAGCCTATCTTGCGCGTGACGCCGCGCCCGATACGACGGCTAAACGATAA
- a CDS encoding DUF2061 domain-containing protein gives MLKTFTFAVVHFTVAFTVAYLLTGSVITGGLIALVEPMVNTVAYYFHERAWQRFGSERSPQKGLGHGNFGRRTIDK, from the coding sequence ATGCTGAAGACATTTACCTTCGCAGTTGTTCATTTCACCGTTGCGTTTACCGTTGCCTATCTGCTCACTGGAAGTGTAATAACCGGCGGCCTTATTGCTCTGGTAGAGCCGATGGTTAATACCGTGGCTTATTATTTTCATGAGCGGGCCTGGCAACGTTTTGGTTCCGAACGGAGTCCCCAGAAAGGGTTGGGTCACGGAAATTTTGGCCGCCGTACCATTGATAAGTAA
- a CDS encoding YgaP-like transmembrane domain produces the protein MVQTNQPQGNATATTPTPNAGPSTQAQTSPVRSGSSSEINVTGMERVASVAGGALLLGKGLRKGGLFGLISLAMGGAAIYRGMTGHCEMKKRMMQKMG, from the coding sequence ATGGTTCAGACAAATCAGCCTCAAGGGAATGCTACGGCAACCACACCAACTCCCAATGCTGGCCCTTCGACTCAGGCCCAGACATCCCCGGTCAGATCCGGTTCATCCAGCGAGATCAACGTAACCGGTATGGAGCGCGTAGCGTCCGTTGCGGGTGGCGCTTTGTTGCTCGGGAAAGGCCTGCGTAAAGGCGGACTGTTTGGGCTCATCAGTCTGGCAATGGGCGGGGCGGCTATTTATCGCGGTATGACCGGCCATTGCGAAATGAAGAAAAGAATGATGCAGAAGATGGGCTGA
- a CDS encoding PA2169 family four-helix-bundle protein, with protein sequence MDTKDVISTLNDLIETSKDGEAGFKACAEDAQSANLKNTFSARAQECGKAAAELQALVLQLGGDPEDSTSVSGDMHRRWVDIKSAITGKDDQAVLNECERGEDVAKKSYKKALDKDLPADIRSVVQRQYEGVLRNHDQVKALRDSHQA encoded by the coding sequence ATGGATACTAAAGACGTAATTTCCACCCTCAACGATCTTATTGAGACTAGCAAGGATGGTGAAGCAGGTTTCAAAGCCTGTGCTGAAGACGCGCAAAGCGCAAATTTGAAGAACACCTTCTCTGCCCGTGCGCAGGAATGCGGCAAGGCGGCAGCAGAGCTGCAGGCGCTGGTGCTTCAGCTTGGGGGTGACCCTGAAGACAGCACCAGCGTGAGCGGCGACATGCATCGGCGCTGGGTTGATATCAAATCGGCGATTACCGGCAAGGATGACCAGGCCGTTCTCAATGAATGTGAGCGCGGCGAAGATGTCGCCAAGAAGAGTTATAAGAAGGCACTGGATAAAGACCTGCCAGCGGACATTCGCTCGGTAGTGCAGCGTCAGTACGAAGGCGTGTTGCGCAACCATGATCAGGTTAAAGCGCTGCGCGATAGTCATCAGGCCTAA
- a CDS encoding DUF4142 domain-containing protein has protein sequence MSTVNYIKNGMLAVILGFSASASWAQNMDAAEFVDEATAKGIAEIEAAKLAIEQGQNPEIKSFAERMIEDHTEMNQKLKELAQEKQLEVSDDATLMDQAKAMILEMRDGEGFDDHYASNQVNAHEQTIELFENASKNLTDEDLKQLATDNLETLREHLAKAKELESQIEAE, from the coding sequence ATGTCTACAGTGAATTATATTAAGAACGGTATGCTCGCAGTGATTCTCGGATTCTCAGCGTCAGCTTCCTGGGCTCAGAATATGGACGCCGCCGAGTTTGTTGATGAAGCAACTGCCAAGGGCATCGCCGAGATTGAAGCAGCAAAGCTCGCTATCGAGCAAGGCCAGAACCCCGAAATCAAATCCTTTGCTGAGCGGATGATCGAAGATCACACCGAGATGAACCAGAAGCTCAAGGAGCTCGCCCAGGAAAAGCAACTTGAAGTATCTGACGACGCTACCTTGATGGATCAGGCCAAGGCGATGATTCTCGAGATGCGCGATGGCGAAGGGTTCGACGACCATTATGCAAGTAATCAGGTAAACGCTCACGAGCAAACGATTGAGCTGTTCGAGAATGCGTCAAAGAATCTGACCGATGAAGACCTGAAACAACTTGCTACCGACAACCTTGAGACCCTGCGCGAACACCTCGCCAAGGCCAAGGAACTGGAAAGCCAGATCGAAGCTGAGTAA
- a CDS encoding Yip1 family protein: protein MFQLLPKLFTSPRSAWLPIRQHAEQHPWGFLPVLIVLSFIPAICAYIGTAHVGWELFGSEDPTYLNQASALYLACMVYLGFLCGVSIMALMTRWVLFRTPGRPTLLLAYTFATCLSVPLMLASIGAVIPLRMMLLLFAVLGTLYSIVLLFRGLPVFMHLKRNDETRFYGACILAVGFLVFLTNGFIFMELWWQPLSGGEYISEPAESDDFS, encoded by the coding sequence ATGTTTCAGCTATTGCCCAAACTATTCACCTCTCCGCGTTCAGCCTGGTTGCCGATTCGACAACACGCCGAGCAACATCCCTGGGGCTTTCTACCCGTCCTGATTGTGCTGTCCTTCATTCCGGCCATTTGCGCTTATATCGGCACGGCACATGTAGGGTGGGAGCTTTTCGGCAGCGAAGACCCGACCTACCTCAACCAGGCCAGTGCGCTCTACCTCGCCTGCATGGTGTATCTGGGTTTTCTGTGCGGCGTCTCAATAATGGCCCTGATGACGCGCTGGGTGCTGTTCCGCACGCCGGGCCGCCCTACCCTGTTATTGGCCTATACCTTCGCCACCTGCTTGTCCGTCCCATTGATGCTCGCGAGCATCGGTGCGGTGATCCCCCTGCGCATGATGCTCCTGCTTTTCGCGGTGCTTGGAACGTTGTATTCAATCGTCCTGCTATTTCGCGGCCTGCCAGTTTTCATGCACCTCAAACGCAACGATGAAACGCGCTTCTACGGAGCATGCATTCTCGCCGTGGGTTTTCTGGTCTTTTTGACTAACGGCTTCATTTTCATGGAACTGTGGTGGCAGCCTCTTAGTGGTGGCGAATACATTAGCGAACCGGCTGAATCGGACGATTTTTCGTAA